A portion of the Flavobacterium magnum genome contains these proteins:
- the mutL gene encoding DNA mismatch repair endonuclease MutL, which translates to MPSIIQLLPDHVANQIAAGEVVQRPASVVKELLENAVDAKATDIKLIVKDAGKSLVQVIDNGVGMGVTDARLCFERHATSKIRQAEDLFSLHTKGFRGEALASIAAIAHVEMKTRQDQEELGTHIVIEGSRFVSQDVAVLPKGTSFAVKNLFFNIPARRNFLKSDIVEQRHIIDEFLRVVMAHPNIHFTLYHNGSEVFNLPQSNIRQRVVNIFGGKTNEKLVPVHEATDIVSIHGFVSKPEFSKKSRGEQFFFVNDRFIKSGYLHHAVMAAYEGLLKDGCQPAYYLYLDVPPHTIDINIHPTKTEIKFDDEHALYAILRSAIKHSLGQFNVAPVLDFERDPNLDTPYDYKNQQASVPLIQVDANFNPFADDKPSRPSYSTYKKPDTSHWDGLYVGLRQEAETITAPVDIQFEQEEVTAALFDDHEQELQAVKLFQIHKKYIVNPIKSGMIIVDQQRAHQRILYEKFLANMTVRQAASQQLLFPLTLYFSKQEMELMAELQESLVNTGFVFESTHEDHAVISGLPVNVAESEVSILLEQLLGDLQDGIPDSAFSQNDSIAKSMARSLAVKTGTFLNEKEQENIVNGLFACKDPNVSPFQKPTFITMRVEDLDKKFAL; encoded by the coding sequence ATGCCGAGTATCATCCAATTGCTCCCAGACCATGTCGCAAACCAGATTGCTGCCGGAGAAGTCGTCCAGCGGCCCGCTTCGGTTGTGAAAGAATTGCTGGAGAATGCGGTTGACGCGAAAGCAACCGACATCAAGCTGATTGTCAAGGATGCAGGGAAGTCACTGGTGCAGGTCATTGACAACGGCGTGGGCATGGGGGTCACCGATGCCCGACTCTGCTTTGAGCGGCATGCCACTTCAAAAATACGTCAGGCCGAAGATCTGTTTTCACTGCATACCAAGGGTTTTCGCGGCGAGGCGCTCGCGTCGATAGCCGCCATTGCCCATGTGGAAATGAAAACGCGACAGGATCAGGAAGAGCTCGGAACGCATATCGTGATTGAGGGCAGCCGGTTTGTGTCCCAGGATGTCGCGGTACTGCCTAAAGGGACGTCATTTGCAGTGAAGAACCTGTTCTTTAACATTCCTGCAAGGCGCAATTTCCTGAAGTCGGACATCGTGGAACAGCGCCACATCATCGACGAGTTCCTGAGGGTCGTCATGGCACATCCGAATATCCATTTTACTTTGTACCATAATGGCAGCGAGGTTTTTAACCTTCCGCAGTCAAACATCCGGCAACGTGTTGTCAATATTTTCGGGGGAAAGACCAATGAGAAACTCGTGCCTGTCCACGAGGCCACCGATATCGTTTCCATACATGGATTTGTATCGAAGCCCGAGTTTTCAAAGAAGAGCAGGGGAGAGCAGTTTTTTTTCGTCAATGACCGTTTCATCAAGAGTGGCTACCTGCACCATGCCGTAATGGCGGCTTATGAAGGACTGCTGAAAGATGGTTGCCAGCCCGCGTACTACCTTTACCTCGATGTGCCGCCGCACACCATCGATATCAACATCCATCCTACCAAGACCGAAATTAAGTTTGACGACGAGCATGCGTTGTACGCGATCTTACGATCGGCAATAAAGCACAGCCTTGGCCAGTTTAATGTGGCGCCTGTGCTCGATTTTGAGCGCGATCCAAACCTCGACACGCCTTACGATTATAAAAATCAGCAGGCGTCGGTACCCCTGATACAGGTCGATGCCAATTTTAATCCGTTTGCAGACGACAAGCCGTCTAGGCCTTCGTACTCCACTTATAAGAAGCCGGACACGTCTCACTGGGATGGACTGTATGTCGGACTCAGGCAGGAAGCCGAGACGATTACCGCGCCGGTTGATATCCAGTTTGAGCAGGAGGAAGTCACCGCGGCTTTATTTGACGACCACGAGCAGGAACTGCAAGCCGTCAAATTGTTCCAGATCCACAAGAAATACATCGTCAATCCGATTAAATCCGGAATGATCATTGTCGACCAGCAGCGGGCGCACCAACGGATCTTATATGAAAAATTCCTGGCCAACATGACCGTCCGCCAGGCGGCGAGTCAGCAGTTGCTGTTTCCGCTGACCTTGTATTTCTCAAAACAGGAAATGGAGCTGATGGCAGAATTGCAGGAATCATTGGTCAATACGGGATTTGTTTTTGAGAGTACGCACGAGGATCATGCCGTAATTTCAGGACTGCCTGTCAATGTTGCCGAAAGTGAGGTTTCGATATTACTGGAACAATTATTGGGTGATCTCCAGGACGGGATTCCGGACAGCGCGTTTAGCCAGAATGACAGCATAGCCAAGTCTATGGCACGAAGCCTCGCCGTTAAGACCGGGACATTTTTGAACGAAAAGGAACAGGAAAACATCGTCAATGGGTTGTTTGCCTGCAAGGATCCAAACGTGTCGCCTTTTCAAAAGCCGACTTTCATTACGATGCGGGTGGAAGACCTGGATAAAAAATTTGCTTTATGA
- a CDS encoding endonuclease/exonuclease/phosphatase family protein → MKNLSLFNKIMFVCNIILACCTFMAYLLPFMAPKLFPFLSVFTLGLPLMLVLNLLFFAYWAVQFKRQVLLSGIVLLIGITFINKFYKFSAPDYVPAAGDFSVMSYNVRLFNKFEWSDKETVPVEISDFVKEKNPSLLCIQEFSNAADFDYSGFPHRFIFSNGKKIKTGQAIFSRFKIINTGHIEFPDSNNNAIFADVIKGKDTIRVYNMHLQSIKISPDVHDISEDINEINQKKSEMMFRRIGKAFRKQQLQAEIIMNHKQNCKYPIIICGDMNNSAFSYVYRNIKGDLNDCFVEAGKGFGKTYDFNYYPARIDYIFADERFDVRMFNSYPEIVDSDHFPVMAVLSEKKTN, encoded by the coding sequence ATGAAAAACCTTTCGCTATTCAATAAAATCATGTTCGTTTGCAACATCATTCTCGCGTGCTGCACGTTCATGGCTTACCTGCTGCCTTTCATGGCCCCGAAGTTGTTCCCGTTCCTGTCAGTCTTCACGCTGGGCCTGCCGTTGATGCTGGTGCTGAACCTGCTGTTTTTTGCATATTGGGCGGTGCAATTCAAAAGACAGGTGTTGTTGTCGGGCATTGTGCTGCTGATCGGGATCACGTTCATCAATAAATTTTATAAATTTTCCGCGCCCGACTATGTGCCGGCAGCTGGGGATTTTAGCGTGATGAGCTATAATGTCAGACTTTTCAACAAATTCGAATGGTCAGACAAGGAAACGGTCCCCGTAGAAATCTCGGATTTCGTCAAGGAAAAGAACCCGTCTTTGTTGTGCATACAGGAGTTCTCAAACGCGGCTGATTTCGATTATTCGGGCTTTCCGCACCGCTTTATTTTCTCGAATGGCAAAAAAATAAAAACGGGGCAGGCGATTTTTTCCAGATTTAAGATCATCAATACCGGCCATATAGAATTCCCGGACTCAAATAACAATGCGATTTTCGCCGATGTCATCAAAGGGAAAGACACCATCAGGGTTTATAATATGCACCTGCAATCCATTAAGATCAGTCCCGATGTGCACGACATTTCGGAAGACATCAATGAAATCAACCAGAAGAAATCGGAGATGATGTTCAGGCGGATCGGCAAGGCATTCCGAAAGCAGCAGCTCCAGGCCGAAATCATCATGAACCACAAACAAAACTGCAAATATCCGATCATCATTTGTGGGGACATGAACAACAGCGCATTTTCTTATGTCTATCGGAACATTAAGGGCGACCTGAACGATTGTTTTGTAGAGGCGGGAAAAGGTTTCGGCAAGACGTACGATTTCAACTATTATCCGGCGCGGATTGACTATATTTTTGCCGATGAGCGGTTTGATGTCAGGATGTTCAACAGTTATCCTGAAATCGTGGATTCAGACCATTTTCCGGTGATGGCGGTGCTTTCAGAAAAAAAAACCAATTGA
- a CDS encoding ParB/RepB/Spo0J family partition protein: MTKAVKKQALGRGLSALLKDPDNDIKSVDDKNADKVVGNIIELELDAIEINPFQPRSNFNEESLQELATSIRELGVIQPITVRKLDFNKYQLISGERRLRASKIAGLAVVPAYIRIANDNESLVMALVENIQRHDLDPIEIALSYQRLMDEIQLTQEQMSDRVGKKRSTIANYLRLLKLDPIIQTGIRDGFISMGHGRAIINIEDQDAQADIYHKIVSENLSVRETEALVKNYQESLKPKPAAKTKADTFTVADEQQKAINNYFGTKAEIKIAGNGKGKITIPFHSQEDFNRILKLLKS, from the coding sequence ATGACCAAAGCGGTAAAAAAACAGGCACTCGGAAGGGGATTATCGGCATTGCTTAAGGATCCTGATAACGATATTAAATCGGTTGACGATAAGAATGCAGACAAGGTTGTCGGCAATATTATTGAGTTGGAACTCGATGCGATTGAGATTAATCCGTTTCAGCCGCGAAGCAATTTTAATGAGGAATCGTTACAGGAACTTGCCACTTCGATCAGGGAGTTGGGCGTCATCCAACCGATTACCGTCAGGAAGCTCGATTTTAACAAATACCAGCTGATTTCCGGGGAACGCCGTCTGCGCGCCTCGAAAATTGCGGGACTTGCAGTGGTTCCTGCCTACATCCGGATTGCCAACGACAATGAATCGTTGGTGATGGCCTTGGTTGAAAACATCCAGCGCCACGACCTCGACCCGATTGAAATTGCATTATCCTACCAGCGTCTGATGGATGAGATTCAACTTACTCAGGAACAGATGAGCGACCGTGTCGGAAAAAAACGTTCGACCATTGCCAATTACCTGCGTTTACTGAAACTCGACCCCATTATCCAGACCGGAATCCGTGACGGCTTCATCTCGATGGGCCACGGACGGGCAATCATCAACATCGAAGACCAAGACGCACAGGCGGATATTTACCATAAAATCGTAAGCGAAAACCTGTCGGTTCGCGAAACCGAAGCTTTGGTAAAAAATTACCAGGAAAGCCTCAAACCAAAGCCTGCTGCAAAAACCAAGGCCGATACCTTTACCGTCGCCGACGAGCAGCAGAAAGCGATCAATAACTATTTCGGGACCAAAGCCGAAATCAAAATAGCCGGCAATGGCAAAGGAAAAATCACGATCCCTTTTCATTCCCAGGAGGATTTCAACCGCATCCTAAAACTTTTAAAGAGTTAG
- the dapB gene encoding 4-hydroxy-tetrahydrodipicolinate reductase translates to MKIALLGYGKMGKVIEKIALDRGHQVVFRKTSSDSFDGLAQADVAIDFSVPDAAVANISACLERGIPIVSGTTGWLASYDAMVSLCREKNGAFIYGSNFSLGVNLFFELNDHLAKMMSKFTQYKASMQEIHHTQKLDKPSGTAISLANGIIGNSAYERWVLSDPKAAEIEIEALRVDEVPGTHTVRYDSAIDTIEITHTAHSREGFAFGAVIAAEWIAGKKGVFTMKDVLGL, encoded by the coding sequence ATGAAGATAGCACTGTTGGGATATGGCAAAATGGGCAAGGTGATTGAGAAAATCGCTTTGGACCGCGGCCATCAGGTGGTGTTTCGCAAAACCAGTTCCGATTCATTTGACGGATTGGCGCAGGCTGACGTGGCAATCGACTTCAGCGTGCCTGACGCCGCAGTCGCCAATATATCGGCTTGCCTCGAACGTGGCATCCCGATCGTCTCCGGGACCACTGGCTGGCTGGCATCCTATGATGCCATGGTATCGCTTTGCCGTGAAAAAAACGGGGCTTTTATTTATGGGTCGAATTTTAGCCTTGGTGTCAACCTGTTTTTTGAGCTGAACGACCATCTGGCAAAAATGATGTCGAAATTCACGCAATACAAGGCGTCAATGCAGGAAATCCACCACACGCAGAAACTCGACAAGCCAAGCGGGACAGCCATCTCGCTCGCTAACGGCATTATCGGCAATTCTGCTTATGAACGCTGGGTATTGTCAGACCCAAAGGCCGCAGAGATTGAAATTGAAGCCCTGCGTGTCGACGAAGTACCCGGAACACATACGGTAAGATACGATTCCGCCATCGATACGATTGAGATTACACATACAGCCCACAGCCGCGAGGGATTTGCCTTTGGTGCGGTCATTGCTGCGGAATGGATTGCCGGAAAAAAAGGCGTTTTTACGATGAAGGATGTGCTGGGATTGTAA
- a CDS encoding WbqC family protein, whose translation MSILIHPTYFPSISTFAAMAQAGAVTLEMDDNFQKQTNRNRMYIYSPNGIQLLNIPVKHSRENAHQKTRDIRLETAFDWQKQHFKSLEAAYRSSPFFEYFEDAIMPVFEKEYTFLMDLNLETMDIVAKCLRMDFQYDKTSEYFKDGAGFQDFRHLANGKKDKAALEPYTQVFGDKHGFINNLSILDLLFNEGRHALDYLKRQAI comes from the coding sequence ATGTCTATCCTGATCCATCCAACCTATTTCCCAAGCATCTCGACGTTTGCCGCCATGGCGCAGGCCGGGGCAGTCACATTGGAAATGGACGACAATTTCCAGAAGCAGACCAACCGCAATCGCATGTATATTTACAGCCCCAACGGGATACAACTGCTGAATATCCCCGTGAAGCACAGCAGGGAAAACGCACACCAGAAAACGCGTGACATCCGACTGGAAACGGCATTTGACTGGCAGAAACAGCACTTCAAGTCTTTGGAAGCCGCCTACCGCAGTTCGCCGTTTTTTGAATACTTTGAAGATGCCATCATGCCGGTTTTTGAAAAAGAGTATACGTTCCTGATGGACCTCAATCTCGAGACCATGGACATTGTAGCGAAGTGCCTCAGGATGGACTTCCAATACGACAAAACCTCAGAATATTTCAAGGATGGCGCAGGATTTCAGGATTTCCGTCACCTTGCAAACGGCAAAAAGGACAAGGCTGCCCTGGAACCTTACACTCAGGTGTTCGGGGATAAGCACGGTTTTATCAACAACCTCAGCATCCTGGACCTGCTGTTTAATGAAGGACGGCATGCATTGGATTATTTGAAGAGGCAGGCAATTTAA
- the lepB gene encoding signal peptidase I, whose product MNLSEWFVFFLLLQVIHFAGTWRLYTKAGRKAWEAAVPVYNAIVLMKIINRPTWWTILLFIPIVNLIMFPVIWVETIRSFGRNSTVDTLLVLFTLGFYIYYLNYTQDLEHLEGRSLVAATKMGDTVSSLLFAVVVATIVHTYFIQPFTIPTASLERTLLVGDFLFVSKVNYGARTPMTTVAAPMVHDTLPIVKTKSYLNWPQLPYFRLPGFEDVKKNDIVVFNWPVDTVHVFFDKSGRKAVIKPIDKKSNYVKRCVGTPGDVVQGKNGILFVNGSEMTYTDRAKVQYMHRIYAAKEGVSTELLKSLGTNDYQRAYKVEVNSEEQFNMLRPYLTGAKDNIVYTGPRGLPASVLQKSGAFAQEQYQAENFANLTLKEAEILRKNPTIDSVVRYKPANNDSRVFPHDSKWGEDNFGPITIPKRGATVALTMENLPLYKRIISVYENNALEVKNNQIFVNGKPAASYTFKMNYYWMMGDNRNKSEDSRYWGFVPEDHIVGKPVFIWMSVDGINDGIKNWSVRWDRLFTTVGGSGEPYSYFKFFLIALAAYFGITFFMNRRKEKTA is encoded by the coding sequence ATGAATTTATCAGAGTGGTTTGTGTTCTTTTTGCTGCTGCAGGTAATCCATTTCGCAGGAACCTGGAGGCTATATACCAAAGCGGGGCGGAAAGCCTGGGAAGCGGCGGTGCCGGTATACAACGCCATTGTGCTCATGAAAATCATTAACCGACCGACATGGTGGACCATCCTGCTGTTTATCCCGATTGTCAACCTGATCATGTTCCCGGTTATCTGGGTGGAGACCATCAGGAGTTTCGGAAGGAATTCAACGGTTGACACACTACTGGTGCTGTTTACCCTGGGCTTTTACATATATTACCTGAATTATACGCAGGACCTGGAGCATCTTGAAGGCCGAAGCCTCGTGGCAGCCACCAAAATGGGTGACACAGTGAGTTCGCTGTTGTTTGCGGTCGTCGTGGCAACGATTGTACATACTTATTTTATCCAGCCCTTCACCATCCCGACGGCCTCCCTTGAGCGCACCCTGCTTGTAGGCGATTTCCTGTTTGTCTCCAAAGTGAATTACGGTGCCAGGACGCCAATGACCACTGTCGCTGCGCCGATGGTACACGATACGCTTCCGATCGTAAAAACCAAATCGTACCTGAATTGGCCACAATTGCCATACTTCAGGCTGCCAGGATTTGAGGATGTAAAAAAAAATGACATTGTGGTCTTCAACTGGCCGGTAGATACCGTACACGTCTTTTTCGATAAAAGCGGACGAAAGGCCGTCATTAAGCCAATCGACAAAAAATCGAATTACGTAAAACGCTGCGTCGGGACGCCTGGTGATGTGGTTCAGGGCAAGAATGGCATTTTGTTCGTCAATGGCAGCGAAATGACCTACACCGACAGGGCGAAAGTACAATATATGCACCGGATTTATGCCGCAAAAGAAGGCGTAAGCACCGAATTGCTGAAATCCTTAGGAACCAACGACTACCAACGCGCCTATAAAGTGGAGGTAAACTCTGAAGAACAGTTTAACATGCTGCGCCCCTACCTGACAGGTGCCAAAGACAATATAGTCTATACCGGGCCAAGAGGATTGCCCGCATCGGTATTACAGAAGTCGGGCGCGTTTGCCCAGGAGCAATACCAGGCGGAGAACTTCGCAAACCTCACTTTGAAAGAGGCGGAAATACTGCGCAAAAATCCGACAATCGATTCGGTGGTGCGCTATAAGCCCGCAAATAACGACTCACGGGTTTTCCCGCATGATTCGAAATGGGGTGAAGACAATTTCGGACCAATCACGATTCCGAAGCGTGGCGCCACCGTGGCGTTGACCATGGAAAACCTTCCGCTTTACAAACGCATCATTTCAGTGTATGAGAACAATGCACTAGAAGTCAAAAACAACCAGATTTTCGTGAACGGAAAACCAGCAGCCAGTTACACCTTTAAAATGAACTATTACTGGATGATGGGAGACAACCGCAACAAATCGGAGGACAGCCGTTACTGGGGTTTTGTTCCGGAAGATCATATCGTCGGGAAACCGGTATTTATCTGGATGAGCGTCGACGGGATCAACGACGGGATCAAAAACTGGAGCGTCCGCTGGGACAGGCTTTTCACCACAGTTGGCGGCAGTGGCGAACCCTACTCTTATTTTAAATTCTTCCTGATTGCGCTGGCAGCATACTTCGGAATCACTTTCTTTATGAACCGTAGAAAAGAAAAAACAGCTTAA
- a CDS encoding tetratricopeptide repeat protein, with amino-acid sequence MATFNKRGYKAPKPKEEKIDDQFVDDTDLNIDEKDSATASVFNSLDNTASKTEEFVERNQKVIFGAVFVVALIAAGYFLYQKFVVEANEAEANKDMFQAQKYFQQATDGVNPDSLYVLSLNGGEGKYGFIKLADKYSGTDAGNLANYYAGMAYLNTGKFDDAIKYLEKFDSKEEFLSATATGAIGDAHAEKNHLKEALEFYLKAADATKSDAIRPRFLLKAGKVALELGKKADALKYFTEIKETFDMTPEAQNIDVLIGLAQ; translated from the coding sequence ATGGCAACTTTTAACAAAAGAGGATATAAAGCACCAAAACCGAAAGAGGAGAAAATTGACGACCAATTTGTTGACGACACGGATTTGAATATTGACGAGAAGGACAGTGCTACGGCCAGCGTCTTCAACTCGTTGGATAACACCGCGTCAAAAACCGAAGAGTTCGTCGAGCGCAACCAAAAGGTGATTTTCGGTGCTGTATTTGTAGTTGCCCTGATTGCTGCCGGTTACTTCCTTTATCAGAAATTTGTGGTAGAGGCCAACGAGGCTGAAGCCAACAAGGACATGTTCCAGGCGCAGAAATATTTTCAGCAGGCCACTGACGGGGTAAACCCGGATTCGCTTTACGTGCTCTCGCTAAACGGGGGTGAAGGAAAATACGGATTCATTAAACTGGCCGATAAATACTCAGGTACTGATGCCGGAAATCTTGCCAATTACTACGCTGGGATGGCTTACCTCAATACAGGCAAATTTGATGATGCGATCAAATACCTTGAAAAATTTGATTCTAAAGAAGAGTTCCTTAGTGCAACTGCTACGGGAGCCATCGGTGATGCGCATGCCGAAAAGAACCACCTGAAAGAGGCTTTGGAATTTTATTTGAAAGCCGCTGACGCGACCAAAAGTGATGCCATCAGGCCGCGCTTCCTCCTTAAAGCAGGTAAAGTAGCTTTGGAATTGGGTAAGAAGGCTGATGCATTGAAATATTTTACTGAAATCAAGGAAACTTTTGACATGACACCTGAAGCACAGAATATTGACGTGCTGATCGGATTGGCACAATAA
- the ribH gene encoding 6,7-dimethyl-8-ribityllumazine synthase, translating to MATASKNLSDYDKNTIPNAKDFRFGIVVSEWNNHITEGLYTGAVTALMDCGAIDFNIIRWNVPGSFELVYAAKKMIETQKPDVVITIGSVIQGETKHFDFVCEGVTQGIKDLNILTDIPVIFCVLTDNNEQQSIDRSGGAHGNKGTEAAIAAIKMAFLRQQANSGYPFPTQNLLEPGAIRIEGTYKLEE from the coding sequence ATGGCTACTGCTAGTAAAAATTTATCGGACTACGACAAGAATACGATCCCAAATGCGAAAGATTTTCGGTTTGGGATTGTTGTTTCTGAATGGAACAACCACATTACAGAAGGGCTTTACACCGGCGCCGTTACGGCATTAATGGATTGTGGCGCCATTGATTTCAACATCATCCGGTGGAACGTGCCCGGAAGTTTTGAATTGGTGTATGCTGCAAAAAAAATGATTGAAACCCAAAAGCCCGATGTGGTCATAACGATAGGCAGTGTCATCCAGGGGGAAACCAAGCATTTTGATTTTGTTTGTGAAGGGGTGACCCAGGGCATTAAGGATTTGAACATACTTACAGATATTCCGGTTATTTTCTGTGTACTCACCGATAATAATGAACAGCAATCTATTGACCGGAGCGGCGGCGCTCACGGCAATAAAGGCACTGAAGCGGCCATCGCGGCCATTAAGATGGCCTTTTTGCGGCAACAGGCCAATTCTGGTTATCCTTTCCCGACGCAAAACCTGTTGGAACCCGGAGCCATCCGCATCGAAGGGACTTACAAACTTGAGGAATAA
- a CDS encoding DUF5683 domain-containing protein, producing the protein MADTIKRKPINPLAPTKAAFYSAILPGLGQAYNKRYWKIPIVYGALGTGIYFFADNNKKYHRFRDAYKVRLAGGKDEFDGQYSTATLLNAQKTFQRNRDLSFLITVGIYVLNIVDANVDAHLLQFNVNDNLSLRPDYYPTDINYRHNVGLSLNYSF; encoded by the coding sequence ATGGCCGATACAATCAAACGAAAGCCCATCAATCCACTGGCTCCGACCAAAGCCGCATTTTATTCGGCAATACTTCCCGGTTTGGGGCAGGCCTACAACAAACGTTATTGGAAAATACCGATTGTCTATGGCGCACTGGGTACGGGTATTTATTTTTTTGCAGACAACAATAAAAAATACCACCGCTTCCGCGATGCTTACAAAGTGCGGCTTGCCGGGGGTAAAGACGAATTTGACGGACAGTACAGCACCGCTACGCTGCTCAATGCACAGAAAACGTTTCAGCGCAACCGCGACCTGTCTTTCCTGATCACGGTCGGGATTTATGTGCTGAATATCGTGGACGCCAATGTGGATGCGCACTTATTGCAGTTCAACGTCAACGACAATTTGTCGTTGCGTCCGGATTATTACCCGACAGACATCAATTACAGGCACAATGTCGGATTGTCATTAAACTATAGTTTCTAA
- a CDS encoding rhomboid family intramembrane serine protease, whose amino-acid sequence MNNMTPVVKQLLIINIIVFIGAQLMGGNPIEANAAYRQLSLFYFENPNFKIWQPVTSMFMHAPFPNIMHIAFNMIALVSFGSMLEHFWGGTKFLIFYFVCGLGAFLMHTGVNYYFYHEGVTYMTSLGLGDRIPEFLSSGTFKYPTNISIDNQVLGNMIDAYNGTAVGASGAIYGLLVAFAFMFPMAELALFFIPVPIKAKYFVPGLIAVDLFLGLKGSSLFGDNSGGGIAHFAHIGGALLGFIMMMSWRKNKFQNNRWN is encoded by the coding sequence ATGAACAACATGACCCCGGTGGTGAAACAGCTGCTGATCATTAACATTATTGTGTTTATAGGCGCACAGCTCATGGGAGGAAACCCAATTGAAGCCAATGCCGCATACCGACAGCTGTCGTTGTTTTATTTCGAAAACCCGAACTTTAAGATTTGGCAGCCCGTGACGAGCATGTTTATGCACGCTCCATTCCCGAATATCATGCACATTGCCTTCAACATGATTGCGCTGGTGTCGTTCGGGTCGATGCTTGAGCATTTTTGGGGCGGCACGAAATTCCTCATTTTTTATTTTGTTTGCGGATTGGGCGCTTTCCTGATGCATACCGGAGTCAATTACTATTTTTATCACGAAGGCGTAACGTACATGACTTCACTCGGACTGGGTGACCGGATCCCGGAATTCCTGTCATCGGGCACTTTTAAATATCCGACAAATATCAGCATCGACAACCAGGTTCTGGGCAATATGATTGACGCTTACAACGGCACGGCGGTTGGCGCTTCGGGCGCAATTTACGGTTTGCTCGTGGCATTTGCATTTATGTTCCCGATGGCGGAACTGGCACTTTTCTTCATTCCAGTGCCCATCAAGGCAAAGTATTTCGTTCCCGGACTCATTGCCGTGGATCTCTTTCTCGGACTAAAGGGCAGTTCGCTTTTCGGCGACAACTCGGGTGGAGGCATTGCGCATTTCGCCCATATCGGAGGCGCTCTGCTCGGATTCATCATGATGATGTCATGGCGTAAGAACAAATTTCAAAACAACCGCTGGAATTAA
- a CDS encoding rhomboid family protein — MGLWDDLKMQYRMGGITQRLIFWNIGVFLVSLIFYEFRLGTFIFPDWLALSSDPLVLAIHPWTLLTYAFLHSGFLHLLFNMLVLNYAGMLFLTFFKEKQLVGLYILSAIFSGIIFCGAYFLMGRVSIIVGASAAIMAILVAATTYSPHMPIRLLLIGRVQLWHMTAVILIIDLMQLMIENTGGHISHLAGAFFGFTYIKLLQTGTDLSKIVTGTVDGVLRMFKPSQPKPFKKVHRNYNTQPRSTTASKTAVKDKKQQQIDEILDKISRSGYDSLTQQEKDFLFNAGK, encoded by the coding sequence ATGGGACTATGGGATGACCTGAAGATGCAATACAGGATGGGCGGGATCACCCAGCGCCTGATCTTTTGGAATATTGGGGTTTTCCTGGTATCGCTTATCTTTTACGAATTCCGCCTGGGTACTTTTATTTTTCCGGATTGGCTTGCCCTGTCTTCTGATCCGTTAGTTCTTGCGATCCATCCATGGACTTTGCTCACGTATGCTTTTCTCCACAGTGGCTTCCTCCATTTACTTTTTAATATGCTCGTACTGAACTACGCAGGAATGCTGTTCCTTACTTTTTTCAAGGAAAAGCAACTCGTAGGATTGTACATTTTGAGCGCTATATTTTCCGGGATAATTTTCTGTGGCGCCTATTTCCTGATGGGCAGGGTATCAATTATCGTCGGGGCGTCAGCGGCCATTATGGCGATCCTCGTAGCGGCGACGACTTACAGTCCGCACATGCCAATACGGCTGCTCCTTATAGGACGCGTCCAGCTTTGGCACATGACGGCTGTCATCCTGATCATTGATCTCATGCAGCTGATGATTGAAAATACAGGAGGACATATTTCCCACCTCGCCGGCGCGTTTTTCGGTTTCACCTACATCAAACTCCTGCAAACCGGCACAGATCTCAGCAAAATCGTTACAGGTACCGTAGACGGTGTGCTGCGGATGTTCAAGCCGTCACAACCCAAACCCTTTAAAAAAGTACACCGCAATTACAATACCCAACCACGGTCAACCACTGCGTCAAAGACCGCCGTTAAGGACAAAAAGCAGCAGCAGATTGATGAGATCCTGGACAAAATCAGCCGTTCAGGTTATGACAGCCTCACACAGCAGGAAAAGGATTTTCTGTTCAATGCCGGAAAATAA